A single region of the Thermotoga profunda AZM34c06 genome encodes:
- a CDS encoding nucleotide sugar dehydrogenase: MLKEKILNKSAVVGVIGLGYVGLPLAVEKAKAGFKVIGFDIQKRRVDMVNRGQNYIGDVVTEDLQRLVSEEKLHATNDFDRLRECDVATICVPTPLDKFKQPDLTYIVNTAKDIAKRLHREMLVVLESTTYPGTTEEVVKPILESTGLKCEEDFYLAFSPERVDPGNLIYKTKNTPKVVGGVGKKSTEVARLLYESVLEAPVFVVSSPKEAEMSKILENTFRIVNIALINEMAIVAEKMKINIWEVIEAASTKPFGFMPFYPGPGVGGHCIPIDPFYLTYKAREYDYHTRLIELAGEINDYMPEYVVHRAMQLLNQRKKCMNGAKVLLVGIAYKGDIDDVRESPALKVLEHLEKNMADVVVVDPYVEKFYYKEGDRKTEKLTKELCRWADIVIITTAHKKRIDYSVIVENSELIFDTKNVLKNFGIKGENVVVL, translated from the coding sequence ATGCTGAAGGAAAAAATACTCAACAAATCTGCTGTGGTTGGTGTCATCGGGCTTGGATATGTTGGATTACCGCTTGCCGTTGAGAAAGCAAAAGCAGGTTTCAAGGTGATAGGTTTTGACATCCAAAAAAGACGTGTTGACATGGTCAATCGTGGGCAGAATTACATTGGTGATGTTGTCACAGAGGATTTGCAAAGACTTGTGAGTGAAGAAAAACTCCATGCGACAAATGATTTTGACAGACTCAGAGAATGTGATGTGGCAACTATATGTGTGCCGACACCGTTGGATAAATTCAAGCAACCAGATTTGACCTATATTGTCAATACAGCGAAAGACATCGCCAAAAGACTTCACAGAGAAATGCTCGTGGTACTCGAGTCTACTACTTATCCTGGTACGACTGAAGAAGTTGTAAAACCAATACTCGAATCTACAGGCTTAAAATGCGAAGAGGATTTCTACCTTGCCTTCAGCCCGGAGAGAGTAGATCCAGGAAATCTCATTTATAAAACCAAGAACACTCCAAAGGTCGTCGGGGGTGTTGGGAAAAAATCAACGGAAGTTGCAAGATTACTTTATGAGAGCGTACTTGAAGCTCCGGTTTTCGTCGTTTCTTCACCAAAAGAGGCAGAGATGTCAAAGATCTTGGAAAATACCTTTAGAATAGTCAACATAGCCCTTATAAATGAAATGGCTATTGTCGCAGAAAAGATGAAAATAAACATTTGGGAAGTAATAGAGGCAGCTTCTACTAAGCCATTTGGTTTCATGCCGTTTTACCCAGGGCCTGGTGTTGGGGGACATTGTATACCAATCGATCCATTTTATTTAACTTACAAAGCGCGCGAATATGATTACCATACCAGACTCATCGAATTGGCTGGAGAGATAAACGATTATATGCCAGAATATGTTGTTCATAGAGCTATGCAATTGTTGAATCAAAGAAAAAAATGTATGAATGGTGCAAAAGTATTGCTGGTTGGTATAGCATATAAAGGGGATATAGATGATGTCAGAGAGTCACCGGCATTAAAGGTACTCGAGCATCTTGAAAAAAATATGGCAGATGTCGTTGTTGTTGATCCATATGTTGAGAAATTCTATTACAAGGAAGGAGATAGAAAAACAGAAAAGCTCACTAAGGAACTTTGCAGATGGGCTGATATAGTAATAATAACAACTGCACACAAGAAGAGAATTGATTACAGTGTGATAGTTGAAAATAGCGAGTTAATTTTCGACACAAAGAATGTATTAAAAAATTTTGGTATAAAGGGTGAGAATGTAGTCGTTCTTTGA
- a CDS encoding DegT/DnrJ/EryC1/StrS family aminotransferase: MKVPLFDVTRQYHEIRDEMLQAIDNVLNSGRFIMGPNVEAFEKEMSAYLGVKHAIGVANGSDALYIAVKALGISKGDYVITTAFSFFATASCITRNGATPIFVDIDPKTFNIDLDQVEEVLKSHPKKDKIKAIIPVHLFGRTVDLQRLEKIRNDFGVKIIEDCAQSVGSYWIYSNGEIKKSGSIGDLSTLSFFPTKNLGACGDGGMILTNDDNLADFCKIFRVHGARKKYFHEIEGINSRLDEIQAAILRVKLKYLEQYHEKRIKIARTYNGLFSSLKLDLLEIPQVHDDFRCIFHQYVVRVKDGHRESLKEYLSSKGVETAIYYPLGLHKQKCFSHFEFGSLQNTEKACEEVLALPIFPEITEPEIEYVVKCMDEYFKEAKKC; the protein is encoded by the coding sequence ATGAAGGTTCCGCTATTTGATGTGACAAGACAATATCATGAAATCAGAGATGAAATGCTCCAAGCCATTGATAATGTTCTAAATTCAGGCAGATTCATCATGGGACCAAATGTCGAAGCTTTTGAAAAAGAAATGTCGGCATATCTTGGAGTTAAACATGCAATAGGTGTTGCAAATGGTTCAGATGCTTTGTATATCGCCGTTAAAGCACTTGGTATATCCAAGGGAGATTATGTGATAACTACAGCTTTCAGTTTCTTTGCAACTGCAAGTTGTATAACAAGAAATGGTGCTACTCCTATCTTTGTAGATATCGATCCAAAAACCTTTAATATCGATCTTGATCAAGTTGAGGAAGTACTGAAAAGCCATCCAAAAAAAGACAAAATCAAAGCGATAATACCCGTTCATCTATTTGGTAGAACCGTTGATTTACAAAGACTTGAAAAAATCAGGAATGATTTTGGTGTAAAAATCATAGAAGATTGTGCTCAGTCTGTTGGTTCTTACTGGATTTATTCGAATGGAGAGATTAAAAAGAGTGGCTCTATAGGAGATCTCTCCACATTGTCTTTCTTTCCAACTAAGAATCTTGGGGCTTGCGGAGATGGTGGAATGATATTGACAAACGATGATAACTTAGCTGATTTCTGTAAAATCTTCAGAGTTCATGGTGCAAGGAAAAAATATTTTCATGAGATTGAGGGCATAAACAGCAGACTCGATGAAATACAAGCGGCTATCTTAAGAGTTAAACTCAAATATCTTGAACAATACCACGAGAAAAGAATAAAAATTGCAAGAACTTACAATGGACTATTTAGCTCTCTTAAGTTAGATCTTTTAGAGATCCCACAAGTACATGATGATTTCAGATGTATCTTTCATCAATATGTAGTCAGAGTGAAAGATGGTCACAGAGAATCTCTCAAAGAATATCTCAGCAGCAAAGGAGTCGAAACTGCAATTTATTACCCACTGGGTTTACACAAGCAAAAGTGCTTCTCACATTTCGAGTTTGGGTCACTCCAAAATACAGAAAAAGCATGTGAGGAAGTGCTTGCTTTACCGATTTTTCCAGAAATCACCGAACCAGAGATAGAGTATGTCGTAAAGTGTATGGACGAATATTTCAAGGAGGCGAAAAAATGCTGA